One region of Ktedonobacterales bacterium genomic DNA includes:
- a CDS encoding IS481 family transposase, which produces LQSDFDRWLIQYNTERPHQGYRNLGKRPIDTVNAYLQTVRKEA; this is translated from the coding sequence GCTCCAGAGCGACTTTGATCGCTGGCTCATCCAGTACAACACCGAACGCCCGCATCAAGGCTATCGCAACTTGGGCAAACGCCCGATTGATACGGTCAACGCTTACTTGCAAACTGTTAGGAAAGAAGCTTAG